Proteins from a genomic interval of Quercus lobata isolate SW786 chromosome 11, ValleyOak3.0 Primary Assembly, whole genome shotgun sequence:
- the LOC115966566 gene encoding RING-H2 finger protein ATL70-like produces the protein MSANILYGLVYMIILFSFITIMFIVILLLCYCSVHPSLQIGNLATAEQNAITLELGLDEATLDKYPKLIYAQAKLHKNKANSTASCCSICLADYKDTDVLRDLPDCGHLFHLECVDSWLKLHATCPVCRNSPLAKPVPLEVSH, from the coding sequence ATGTCTGCAAATATTCTATATGGGCTTGTATATATGATTATACTCTTCTCTTTCATCACTATCATGTTCATAGTTATACTACTGCTTTGCTATTGCAGTGTTCACCCATCCCTCCAAATTGGCAACCTCGCAACTGCAGAACAAAATGCAATCACCCTCGAACTAGGCCTTGACGAAGCCACTCTAGACAAGTACCCAAAGCTCATCTATGCTCAAGCAAAGCTCCACAAGAACAAGGCCAACTCTACTGCATCATGCTGCTCAATATGCTTGGCTGATTATAAAGACACAGACGTGTTGCGGGATTTACCAGATTGTGGTCATCTCTTTCATCTTGAATGTGTGGACTCATGGTTAAAGCTGCATGCTACATGTCCTGTGTGTCGGAACTCGCCTCTAGCCAAGCCGGTGCCTTTGGAGGTGTCTCATTAA